A genome region from Bacillus sp. (in: firmicutes) includes the following:
- a CDS encoding NUDIX domain-containing protein, whose protein sequence is MGYPIRVRACSLIIENEQVLLVKFQSEEGIHYNLPAGGVEKGESVIEAVRREAKEEAGIDVEVGELAFVFEYAPHLLNELVTNIHGLHLIFECHLKEGSIPHMPAHPDSDQIGVEWVPLHRLNDIVLYPAIQKHIVTFAHTKRTIRF, encoded by the coding sequence ATGGGGTATCCGATTCGCGTACGAGCGTGTAGCTTAATTATTGAAAATGAACAAGTTTTACTAGTCAAGTTTCAGTCAGAAGAAGGGATTCATTATAACTTACCGGCTGGTGGTGTAGAAAAAGGAGAAAGTGTCATTGAAGCCGTCCGGCGAGAAGCAAAAGAAGAAGCAGGGATAGACGTCGAAGTAGGGGAACTGGCATTTGTGTTTGAATATGCCCCACATTTATTAAATGAACTGGTAACAAACATTCACGGCCTGCATTTAATTTTTGAATGTCATTTAAAAGAAGGGTCCATCCCCCACATGCCAGCACATCCGGATTCCGATCAAATCGGTGTGGAATGGGTCCCGTTGCATCGGTTAAATGACATCGTCTTATATCCCGCGATACAAAAACATATTGTTACGTTTGCTCACACGAAACGAACGATCCGTTTTTAG
- a CDS encoding universal stress protein — MKSVLLAVGGTTHSMKAAETAVSLGNDHFYHIVHVVSPSESKHDAWLGWDKEKLQLERKQKLKPITDLFDEKGLRYVVHFLKGEPAEKIIEFANAHPIDLIVVGSRGLNKFQEFVLGSVSQEVLHLSKVPVLIVK, encoded by the coding sequence ATGAAATCGGTTTTATTAGCTGTTGGCGGTACGACGCACTCCATGAAAGCTGCCGAGACAGCCGTTTCTTTAGGAAACGATCACTTTTATCATATTGTTCATGTTGTTAGTCCATCGGAATCCAAACACGATGCTTGGTTAGGGTGGGATAAAGAAAAGCTACAATTAGAACGGAAACAAAAATTAAAACCAATAACCGATTTATTTGATGAAAAAGGTCTTCGATACGTCGTACATTTTTTAAAAGGAGAACCTGCAGAAAAAATTATTGAATTTGCAAATGCTCATCCGATTGATTTAATCGTGGTTGGTAGTCGAGGATTAAACAAATTCCAAGAATTTGTCCTCGGAAGTGTTAGCCAAGAAGTACTCCACCTTTCAAAAGTGCCTGTGTTAATCGTGAAGTAA
- a CDS encoding N-acetyl-gamma-glutamyl-phosphate reductase, translating to MKIGIIGASGYGGVELYRILSRHPEVTEINVYTSGAEEIPYEKVYPHLYGKTTARLQPLALEYIQNENDCIFLATPSGISARLTPQLHNEGIKIIDLSGDLRLKNPNQYTEWYKKVPAPETILSQAVYGLSELQAEQIKEGTILANPGCYPTATLLGLAPVVKENIVKPGSIIIDAKSGVSGAGRNPNLVTHFVEVQDNLSIYKVHEHQHIPEIEQQLHDWDSQIGAITFSTHLVPMTRGIMATIYVELKEDWGNYRLQELYEQFYAASPFVHIRTDGTFPSTKEVYGSNDCVISIKKDPRTNRLTIVSVIDNLMKGAAGQAVQNFNMMYGFKETTALDMFPLYP from the coding sequence ATGAAAATAGGGATAATAGGAGCTTCTGGTTATGGGGGAGTAGAATTGTATCGGATTTTGTCCCGCCATCCGGAAGTGACGGAAATTAATGTTTATACATCAGGAGCCGAGGAGATTCCATATGAAAAGGTGTATCCACATTTATACGGGAAGACGACAGCCCGTTTACAACCATTAGCTCTGGAGTACATCCAAAACGAGAACGATTGTATTTTTTTAGCCACACCGTCGGGAATTTCCGCCAGACTAACACCGCAATTACACAACGAGGGCATAAAAATCATTGATTTATCTGGCGATTTACGATTAAAAAACCCGAACCAATATACAGAATGGTACAAAAAAGTTCCGGCGCCAGAAACAATTCTTTCTCAAGCGGTATACGGTTTATCGGAATTACAGGCAGAACAGATAAAAGAAGGAACGATTCTAGCCAATCCCGGGTGCTACCCGACGGCTACGTTACTCGGGTTAGCTCCGGTTGTAAAAGAAAATATAGTCAAACCAGGGTCCATCATTATTGATGCCAAGTCCGGCGTATCGGGGGCAGGGCGGAATCCGAATTTAGTGACCCACTTTGTCGAAGTACAAGACAACTTATCGATTTATAAAGTGCATGAACATCAGCACATTCCTGAAATCGAGCAGCAATTACACGATTGGGACAGTCAGATCGGCGCCATCACCTTTAGCACGCATCTTGTTCCGATGACGCGTGGCATTATGGCTACGATTTACGTCGAGTTAAAAGAAGATTGGGGGAATTATAGATTACAAGAATTGTATGAACAGTTTTACGCGGCATCCCCGTTCGTTCATATTCGTACCGATGGCACGTTCCCAAGTACGAAAGAAGTATACGGATCAAACGATTGTGTGATCAGCATAAAAAAAGATCCACGCACGAATCGACTCACGATCGTATCCGTCATCGATAATTTAATGAAAGGAGCAGCAGGGCAAGCGGTACAAAATTTTAACATGATGTACGGGTTTAAAGAAACAACGGCCCTCGACATGTTCCCGCTTTATCCATAA
- a CDS encoding SulP family inorganic anion transporter, whose protein sequence is MTYGWKQEWFGNVKGDILSGIVVALALIPEAIAFSIIAGVDPMVGLYASFCIAVVIAFVGGRPGMVSAATGAMALLMVNLVDEHGLQYLFAATILTGIIQIIFGYLKLARFMKFIPRSVMIGFVNALAILIFMAQLEHFVGQGWVMYALTAGALAIIYLFPRITKAVPSPLVAIIIITAIAVVTKVDVKTIGDMGGISKTLPMFLIPDVPLNWETLTIIFPYSLALAIVGLLESLLTASIVDDLTDTDSNKNQECKGQGLANIAAGFFGGMAGCAMIGQSVINIKSGGRGRLSTFVAGTFLLFLIIVLGDLVVQIPMAALVGVMIMVSIGTFDWNSLKMMRQVPVTDSIVMVVTVVTVVFTHDLSKGVFAGVILSALFFAAKMSKVKVTAHLDEALDRKTYTVYGQLFFASVTDLLEQIEWKETAKQVEIDFSHAHVWDDSAVAAIDKIVLKLQENGTTVQLKGLNQPSLRLVERLAVHKQDQVKLSSH, encoded by the coding sequence ATGACTTATGGATGGAAGCAAGAATGGTTTGGTAACGTGAAAGGAGATATTTTATCTGGTATTGTTGTTGCGTTAGCTCTAATTCCGGAAGCGATTGCCTTTTCCATTATTGCCGGTGTTGATCCTATGGTCGGTTTGTATGCCTCCTTCTGTATTGCTGTAGTGATTGCATTTGTTGGTGGACGTCCGGGAATGGTTTCAGCAGCAACAGGAGCGATGGCCCTCTTAATGGTTAACTTAGTAGATGAACACGGATTGCAATATTTATTTGCTGCAACCATTTTAACGGGAATCATCCAAATTATTTTTGGTTATTTAAAATTGGCTCGGTTTATGAAATTTATTCCTCGTTCGGTGATGATTGGCTTTGTGAATGCGCTCGCGATTTTAATTTTTATGGCTCAGCTTGAACATTTTGTTGGGCAAGGCTGGGTGATGTATGCGTTAACGGCGGGGGCTTTAGCAATTATTTATTTATTCCCGCGCATCACAAAAGCTGTCCCATCTCCATTAGTCGCGATTATTATCATTACGGCAATTGCTGTAGTTACAAAAGTAGATGTGAAAACCATTGGCGACATGGGGGGAATTTCAAAAACGCTACCGATGTTTCTTATTCCTGATGTTCCTCTCAATTGGGAAACGTTAACGATAATTTTCCCTTATTCATTAGCCCTAGCGATTGTCGGTTTACTAGAATCGTTATTAACGGCTTCGATTGTCGATGATTTAACTGATACGGATAGTAATAAAAATCAAGAGTGCAAAGGACAGGGTTTAGCAAATATTGCGGCTGGATTTTTTGGCGGGATGGCTGGTTGTGCGATGATTGGGCAATCGGTCATTAACATTAAATCCGGTGGGCGTGGACGCCTTTCTACATTTGTTGCAGGTACGTTTTTATTATTTTTAATTATTGTTCTTGGGGACTTGGTCGTTCAAATTCCAATGGCGGCATTGGTTGGGGTTATGATTATGGTGTCCATCGGTACGTTTGATTGGAATTCATTAAAAATGATGCGTCAAGTGCCTGTAACGGACTCAATTGTAATGGTTGTAACAGTAGTTACGGTCGTCTTTACGCATGACTTATCAAAAGGGGTCTTTGCGGGTGTTATATTAAGCGCCCTTTTCTTTGCCGCGAAAATGTCAAAGGTGAAGGTAACGGCTCATTTGGATGAAGCATTAGATCGGAAAACATATACAGTATATGGACAATTGTTCTTTGCTTCGGTGACGGATTTACTTGAGCAAATTGAGTGGAAAGAGACCGCTAAACAAGTGGAAATCGATTTTTCACATGCCCACGTTTGGGACGATTCGGCAGTTGCAGCGATTGATAAAATTGTATTAAAATTACAAGAAAACGGCACAACCGTCCAATTGAAAGGACTCAATCAACCTAGCTTACGACTTGTTGAACGGTTAGCCGTGCATAAACAAGATCAGGTGAAGCTGTCTAGTCACTAA
- the argJ gene encoding bifunctional ornithine acetyltransferase/N-acetylglutamate synthase: MKVKEQLIQKVDNGSITSPKGFLAGGIHAGLRYSKKDLGLLVSTKPASCAAVYTQNHFQAAPLKVTQDSIAKEQKLQAIVVNSAIANACTGEKGMQDAYTMRKLVAKRLQIDEHLIAVASTGVIGEFLKMDKIEKGIAEVPYSATLEGAHAFEEAILTTDTVTKSACYQIEIDGVPVVIGGAAKGSGMIHPNMATMLSFITTDANVSSESLQQALKEITDVTFNQITVDGDTSTNDMVIVLANGEAHHSILTEEHPDWAVFKAGLQAVCEDLAKQIARDGEGATKLVEVVVEGAKTTTDAQAIAKQIVGSSLVKTAVYGEDANWGRIVAAIGYTQTEVKPDEVAIYMGPYLLFRDGTPQLFSEEAASTYLQNKHVTITVVLNGGEAKGKAWGCDLTYEYVKINASYRT; the protein is encoded by the coding sequence TTGAAAGTAAAAGAACAGTTGATACAAAAGGTCGACAATGGCTCGATAACATCACCAAAAGGGTTTTTGGCTGGCGGAATCCATGCTGGGTTACGTTATTCAAAAAAAGATCTAGGACTTCTCGTCAGCACAAAGCCCGCTTCTTGTGCAGCGGTGTATACACAAAACCATTTTCAAGCCGCCCCGTTAAAAGTAACGCAAGATAGTATCGCCAAAGAGCAAAAGTTACAAGCCATCGTTGTGAATAGCGCGATCGCAAATGCCTGTACTGGGGAAAAAGGGATGCAAGATGCCTATACGATGCGAAAGCTTGTCGCGAAACGTTTACAGATTGACGAACACCTCATAGCCGTCGCTTCAACCGGTGTCATCGGGGAATTTTTAAAAATGGATAAAATTGAAAAAGGTATTGCTGAAGTACCATACTCGGCTACGTTGGAGGGGGCGCACGCTTTTGAAGAAGCGATTTTAACAACGGATACCGTTACGAAAAGTGCCTGTTACCAAATCGAAATCGATGGAGTGCCGGTTGTCATTGGGGGAGCGGCTAAAGGGTCAGGGATGATTCATCCGAACATGGCGACAATGCTTAGTTTTATTACGACAGATGCCAATGTCTCTTCGGAATCGTTACAACAAGCGTTAAAAGAAATTACGGACGTTACGTTTAATCAAATTACCGTTGATGGTGACACCTCAACGAACGACATGGTTATTGTCTTGGCAAACGGGGAAGCACATCATTCCATTTTAACGGAAGAACATCCCGATTGGGCAGTCTTTAAAGCAGGGTTACAAGCGGTGTGCGAAGATTTAGCGAAGCAAATTGCTCGTGACGGAGAAGGAGCGACCAAGCTTGTTGAAGTCGTTGTCGAAGGAGCGAAAACAACAACCGATGCTCAAGCAATTGCGAAACAAATTGTCGGATCCTCCCTTGTCAAAACGGCCGTTTATGGGGAGGATGCGAACTGGGGCCGCATTGTGGCGGCGATTGGTTATACCCAAACGGAAGTGAAACCAGACGAAGTAGCGATTTATATGGGGCCTTATTTATTGTTTAGAGATGGAACGCCACAACTCTTTTCCGAAGAAGCTGCGAGCACTTACTTACAAAATAAACATGTCACGATTACCGTCGTCTTAAACGGAGGAGAGGCGAAGGGGAAAGCGTGGGGGTGTGACTTAACGTATGAATACGTCAAAATCAATGCCAGCTACCGTACGTAA
- a CDS encoding fructosamine kinase family protein produces MQLKSLVEDAVKRVLGTSIVTNVQEVTGGDINRAFRVDTNEGRLFVKGNRVSPTFFQLEAQGLNEIRQTNTIAVPNVIEVTATPDESWSFLLLEWIEGKKSARTEEWLGHRLAQMHRQPMPYHGYHTDTYIGSLLQKNGTYENWVEYYRDVRLASQVQQAKQRGRLPLEREKRIQQLLERIEAWLPSDVQPSLLHGDLWGGNWMVGPNGEPYVIDPSVFYGDAEFELAFTELFGGFSPTFYAAYQEVKPLSPSYEEVKPLYQLYYLLVHLNLFGETYGPSVDRIVKKYIG; encoded by the coding sequence ATGCAGCTGAAGTCACTCGTTGAAGATGCAGTCAAGCGTGTACTCGGAACCAGCATTGTAACAAATGTCCAAGAAGTAACTGGCGGAGATATTAACCGTGCGTTTCGGGTCGATACGAATGAGGGGCGACTATTTGTCAAAGGAAATCGAGTGTCTCCGACCTTTTTTCAACTGGAGGCACAAGGGTTAAACGAAATTCGCCAAACGAACACCATTGCTGTCCCAAACGTGATTGAGGTGACTGCCACTCCGGATGAATCGTGGTCGTTTCTATTATTAGAATGGATAGAAGGAAAAAAGTCGGCGCGAACAGAGGAATGGTTGGGACACCGGTTAGCCCAGATGCATCGCCAGCCGATGCCGTATCACGGTTATCACACCGACACGTATATCGGTAGTTTACTTCAGAAAAACGGTACGTACGAAAATTGGGTCGAGTATTATCGAGATGTCCGGTTAGCATCCCAAGTTCAGCAAGCGAAACAACGTGGTCGACTCCCCCTAGAGCGGGAAAAACGAATTCAACAACTACTGGAGCGAATCGAAGCGTGGCTACCTTCCGATGTACAGCCATCTTTATTACATGGAGATTTATGGGGTGGAAACTGGATGGTAGGTCCGAACGGAGAACCGTATGTAATTGACCCATCTGTTTTTTATGGTGATGCTGAGTTTGAACTTGCGTTTACAGAACTGTTTGGCGGTTTTTCTCCAACGTTTTATGCTGCTTATCAAGAAGTGAAGCCGCTATCTCCTTCATACGAAGAAGTCAAACCGTTATATCAGCTATACTATTTGCTCGTCCATTTAAATTTGTTTGGCGAAACATACGGTCCGTCTGTGGATCGGATAGTGAAGAAATATATAGGCTAA
- a CDS encoding transposase, which yields MLTHSIINLLGIKDKHVEIFDSGEEEGVFWFELHTCVKMQKCPKCKSRTKRIHSYRMRKIQSSSMAGKRVYLHVKKRRYRCTTCGHTFYEKLSFVDRYQRHTVGKWGIRFAYERVA from the coding sequence GTGCTTACTCATTCTATCATAAACTTATTAGGGATTAAAGATAAGCATGTAGAGATTTTTGATTCAGGGGAAGAAGAAGGCGTATTTTGGTTTGAACTACATACATGTGTGAAAATGCAGAAATGTCCGAAGTGTAAAAGCCGTACAAAACGCATACATAGCTATCGAATGCGAAAAATACAGAGTTCATCAATGGCGGGAAAAAGAGTGTACTTACATGTGAAGAAGCGAAGATATCGTTGTACAACATGTGGTCATACTTTTTATGAAAAGCTTTCGTTTGTAGATCGATATCAACGTCACACGGTGGGCAAATGGGGTATCCGATTCGCGTACGAGCGTGTAGCTTAA
- a CDS encoding HlyC/CorC family transporter gives MILQLFLVTLFIALTAFFVVSEFAIVKVRPSRIYQLLEEEHPHAKSAQIVLNNLDGYLSACQLGITITALGLGWLGEPTVQSLLHPLFESLGLPTSLTHAISFAFAFTIITFLHVVLGELAPKTVAIQKAEPITLLVAKPLIWFHKIMYPFIWALNGSARFITKLFGYSPASEHEIAHSEEELRILLSESFQKGEINQSEYKYVNKIFEFDNRLAKEIMVPRTEIVSFEKNISLSEMMKIVKKENYTRYPITEGDKDNIIGIINIKEVLTDYVLKRCSEHTLSDSYIKPIIRVIETIPIHDLLLKMQKERSHMAILLDEYGGTAGLVTVEDILEEIVGEIRDEFDTDEPPLIQQIEEHHFIFDAKVLIQEVNNLLGTELSDEEVDTIGGWLLTKKYDLREGDSIDVDSYTFKAKEMKGHHVVYVEAIRQ, from the coding sequence ATGATTCTTCAACTCTTTTTAGTCACCTTGTTCATCGCCTTAACTGCTTTTTTTGTCGTTTCGGAGTTTGCCATTGTTAAAGTTCGCCCCTCTCGCATTTATCAACTCTTGGAAGAAGAACACCCACATGCGAAATCGGCTCAGATTGTATTGAATAATTTGGATGGGTATTTGTCAGCTTGCCAACTTGGAATCACGATTACGGCTCTCGGTCTTGGTTGGCTCGGTGAACCGACCGTTCAATCGTTATTACATCCTCTTTTTGAATCGTTGGGACTACCTACTTCGTTAACCCACGCGATTTCATTTGCATTCGCATTTACCATCATCACGTTTTTACACGTGGTATTAGGAGAGTTGGCCCCTAAAACAGTAGCGATTCAAAAAGCGGAGCCAATTACCTTACTAGTCGCTAAACCGCTCATATGGTTCCACAAAATCATGTATCCGTTCATTTGGGCTCTCAATGGATCCGCACGGTTTATTACAAAATTGTTTGGTTACTCCCCTGCCTCAGAACATGAGATTGCTCATTCAGAAGAAGAGCTCCGTATATTATTGTCGGAAAGCTTTCAAAAGGGAGAAATCAATCAATCCGAATATAAATACGTCAATAAAATATTTGAATTTGATAACCGCTTGGCAAAAGAAATTATGGTCCCCCGAACCGAAATCGTTAGCTTTGAAAAAAATATTTCGTTAAGTGAAATGATGAAAATCGTCAAAAAAGAAAATTACACCCGCTATCCAATAACTGAAGGAGATAAAGACAATATCATCGGTATTATTAATATTAAAGAAGTGTTAACCGACTATGTCCTAAAGCGATGCTCGGAACACACGCTGTCGGATTCGTATATCAAGCCTATTATTCGGGTTATTGAAACGATTCCCATCCATGACTTGTTATTAAAAATGCAAAAAGAACGCTCGCATATGGCCATCCTTCTCGATGAATACGGTGGGACTGCCGGATTAGTCACGGTCGAAGATATTTTAGAAGAAATTGTTGGTGAAATCCGAGATGAATTTGATACTGACGAACCACCGCTGATTCAACAAATCGAGGAACATCATTTTATTTTTGACGCCAAAGTTTTAATTCAAGAAGTGAATAACTTGTTAGGAACAGAGTTATCGGACGAAGAAGTGGATACGATTGGCGGTTGGTTGTTAACGAAAAAATACGATCTTAGAGAAGGAGATTCAATTGATGTGGACTCGTATACCTTTAAAGCAAAAGAAATGAAAGGACATCATGTTGTGTATGTCGAAGCCATACGGCAATAG
- the mgtE gene encoding magnesium transporter translates to MVKQFTHDQITLFVIKYLKEGKRKELQHLLDELQPYDMATVYSNLPEKHRTRFLLQLSIPVLADMIQELDRELQLDVLNRLGAEKSGKVLDDMDNDDLASLLDDLSPEKIESFLSGMKKEESSIVQNMMTYHPETAGRLMTNRFVWIRNYYTVREAVDKLKSFAEFAETINYLYVVDENRKLVGVVSYRDLLLADMNDKIQNIMYERVISVDVNTDQEEVARLIERYDFLAIPVVNEEGVLMGIVTFDDIIDVVIQEANEDIEKLSASGKAIDFDTKAFVAAYRRLPWLILLLFIGLVSGSIISSFEDTLQRVVALAFFMPMIAGMTGNTGTQSLAVVVRGLASKDIDSKTIMKLIWREFGVGLIIGLTCGMLISIIAYVWQGSLILGFVVGSSLLLTLIIGTLAGTIIPLILYRFNIDPAVASGPLITTINDIFSLITYFTIASWFLHALL, encoded by the coding sequence ATGGTAAAACAATTCACACACGATCAAATTACCTTATTTGTTATCAAATATTTAAAAGAGGGTAAAAGAAAAGAGCTGCAACATTTACTTGATGAATTGCAGCCATATGATATGGCAACTGTATACTCCAATCTTCCAGAAAAGCACCGTACCCGTTTCTTGTTGCAGTTAAGCATTCCTGTCCTTGCCGATATGATTCAAGAACTGGATCGTGAATTACAATTAGACGTTCTGAACCGATTAGGTGCTGAAAAGTCGGGGAAAGTATTAGACGACATGGACAACGACGACTTAGCTTCTTTACTTGACGATTTGTCTCCGGAAAAAATTGAATCCTTCTTATCCGGGATGAAAAAAGAAGAGTCGTCTATCGTCCAAAATATGATGACGTATCACCCGGAAACGGCTGGTCGTTTAATGACGAACCGTTTCGTTTGGATTCGAAACTACTACACAGTACGCGAAGCGGTTGACAAATTAAAATCGTTTGCTGAATTTGCAGAAACGATTAACTATTTATACGTCGTGGATGAAAACAGAAAACTTGTAGGTGTTGTTTCTTATCGGGACTTACTATTGGCCGATATGAATGATAAAATCCAAAATATTATGTACGAGCGGGTCATATCGGTCGACGTAAATACCGACCAAGAAGAAGTGGCTCGACTCATTGAACGATATGACTTCCTTGCTATTCCCGTTGTAAATGAAGAAGGCGTTTTAATGGGGATCGTAACGTTTGACGACATTATCGACGTCGTTATTCAAGAAGCAAACGAAGATATCGAGAAATTGTCCGCATCTGGTAAAGCGATTGATTTTGATACAAAAGCTTTTGTAGCTGCTTATCGGCGACTTCCTTGGCTCATTTTACTATTGTTTATCGGACTCGTATCGGGAAGCATTATTTCCTCTTTTGAAGATACGCTCCAAAGAGTCGTTGCCCTTGCCTTTTTCATGCCCATGATTGCGGGGATGACCGGGAATACGGGAACACAATCTCTCGCTGTCGTCGTGCGCGGTCTAGCTTCTAAAGACATTGATTCAAAAACGATTATGAAGCTCATTTGGCGTGAATTTGGTGTTGGTTTAATTATTGGACTAACTTGCGGAATGTTGATTTCTATCATTGCGTATGTTTGGCAAGGAAGTCTCATATTAGGCTTTGTCGTAGGTAGCTCGCTATTACTTACATTAATTATCGGTACGTTAGCAGGAACCATAATTCCGTTAATTTTATACCGTTTTAACATTGATCCAGCTGTTGCTTCTGGTCCATTAATTACAACAATTAATGATATTTTTTCACTCATTACGTACTTTACGATTGCTTCCTGGTTTTTACACGCCCTATTATAA
- a CDS encoding acetylornithine transaminase, with amino-acid sequence MEISLFIKRRWLRLSCLFPTYARWEVPVERAKGTYIYDTSGKAYLDFTSGIAVCNLGHCPDEVKKAIQHQLEKVWHVSNLFQIPLQEQVAQLLVHHSVGDAVFFANSGAEANEAAIKLARKYTGNHKIITFYQSFHGRTYATLSATGQKKVQEGFGPLAPTFVHLPYNNVSAIESLQGDDIAAIMVEVVQGEGGVVPGEHAFLNAIADKCRELNALLIIDEVQTGIGRTGKKFAYEHVGIEPDIITLAKGLGSGFPVGAMIGKKHLIETFHAGSHGSTFGGNPLAMAAALATIKVIFDESFLQDVTQKGDYFIRQLADSLHDVPFVREIRGVGLMIGIECSGEVQPLITALREKGLLVLSAGPNVLRLLPPLTVSVEEIDMALDIISTTLIAS; translated from the coding sequence ATGGAAATTTCACTATTTATAAAGAGGCGGTGGTTAAGATTGAGTTGCTTGTTTCCGACATACGCTCGGTGGGAGGTTCCAGTCGAACGGGCAAAAGGGACGTACATTTACGATACCTCTGGAAAAGCATATTTAGATTTTACATCAGGAATTGCTGTTTGCAACTTAGGGCATTGTCCTGATGAAGTAAAAAAGGCCATTCAACACCAGCTGGAAAAAGTGTGGCACGTGTCGAATTTGTTTCAGATACCTCTTCAGGAACAAGTTGCACAACTGTTAGTTCATCATTCGGTGGGGGATGCGGTATTTTTCGCCAATAGTGGGGCCGAAGCGAACGAAGCAGCGATTAAACTCGCTCGAAAATATACCGGAAACCATAAAATCATTACGTTTTATCAGTCGTTTCATGGTCGTACGTATGCTACGTTATCAGCAACAGGACAAAAGAAAGTGCAAGAAGGATTTGGCCCGTTAGCACCGACGTTTGTCCATTTACCGTATAACAATGTGAGCGCCATCGAATCGTTACAAGGTGATGACATTGCCGCCATTATGGTGGAGGTCGTCCAAGGTGAAGGTGGCGTTGTGCCTGGGGAACACGCCTTTTTGAACGCCATCGCCGATAAGTGCCGCGAATTAAATGCTTTACTTATTATCGATGAAGTTCAAACAGGGATAGGTCGGACAGGAAAAAAATTTGCGTATGAACATGTCGGCATCGAACCAGATATTATCACACTTGCCAAAGGACTCGGCAGCGGTTTTCCAGTCGGGGCGATGATCGGGAAAAAGCATTTAATTGAAACGTTTCATGCGGGAAGCCACGGCTCAACGTTTGGAGGTAACCCGTTAGCGATGGCCGCTGCGTTAGCAACGATAAAAGTCATTTTTGATGAGAGTTTTTTACAAGACGTTACCCAAAAAGGAGATTATTTTATTCGGCAACTAGCGGACTCATTACATGATGTTCCTTTTGTTCGTGAAATTCGTGGTGTTGGATTAATGATTGGGATTGAGTGTTCGGGAGAAGTTCAACCGCTTATCACTGCTTTACGTGAAAAGGGTCTTCTTGTGTTGTCCGCTGGTCCGAACGTGCTTCGGTTGTTGCCACCATTGACAGTGTCAGTTGAAGAAATAGACATGGCGTTAGACATTATTTCTACTACATTGATTGCAAGTTAG
- the argB gene encoding acetylglutamate kinase: protein MPATVRNKPIMVIKLGGSMLHKLSPAFMYSLKELLKTNHLVVVHGGGPAINAMLDRLQISSEFVNGQRKTTSSVLEVVEMVLAGTMNKQLVKTLQQHELPAVGLSGCDGQLLTASYVNPETLGLVGKVECVNTHLLHALLKASYFPVIAPLGKTKEGQTVNINADLCAAAVAEHMQAEKLLFVTDVPGIFHGDTLIQTATSSMITSLLDQGVIYGGMVPKVTAAMSVLSTKLKEVMIVGGHHDILKDGQMVGTRITN, encoded by the coding sequence ATGCCAGCTACCGTACGTAATAAGCCAATAATGGTGATTAAGCTTGGGGGAAGTATGCTTCATAAGCTATCACCAGCATTTATGTATAGTTTAAAAGAATTGTTGAAGACAAATCATCTGGTGGTTGTTCATGGTGGCGGCCCGGCTATTAATGCCATGCTGGACCGGTTACAGATTTCAAGTGAATTTGTGAACGGTCAACGAAAAACAACTTCATCGGTACTTGAAGTCGTCGAAATGGTGTTAGCAGGAACAATGAATAAACAATTAGTAAAAACATTGCAGCAACACGAACTTCCGGCCGTAGGATTATCCGGTTGTGACGGCCAACTGTTAACGGCCTCGTACGTAAATCCAGAAACGTTAGGTCTAGTCGGAAAAGTCGAGTGTGTGAATACCCATTTACTCCACGCTTTACTTAAGGCGTCTTATTTTCCAGTTATCGCTCCGTTAGGAAAAACGAAAGAAGGACAGACGGTCAATATTAATGCCGATCTTTGTGCAGCTGCGGTGGCTGAACATATGCAAGCGGAAAAATTGTTATTTGTCACCGACGTCCCTGGAATATTTCATGGAGATACGTTAATCCAAACGGCTACTTCGTCGATGATTACGTCCTTACTCGATCAAGGAGTCATTTACGGAGGGATGGTTCCGAAAGTAACGGCTGCGATGTCGGTTTTGTCAACGAAATTAAAAGAGGTCATGATTGTAGGTGGACATCATGACATATTGAAAGATGGTCAAATGGTTGGGACGCGAATAACGAACTAA